The following are encoded in a window of Kitasatospora fiedleri genomic DNA:
- a CDS encoding NADPH-dependent F420 reductase, producing MTSIGILGAGRVGTTLAAKLSAAGHRVTLGVRNPAETATLGTVPPATIADQRTTARTADIVINATPGDTALARLTDLRAELAGKILVDVSNATRDADDGLPGELCYPGSSLAERLQTALLGTRVVKTLNTMLFTVMTAPETLATPPTAYLSGDDPDAKRTVAGLLGDLGWQPAWIEDLGGITTARATEAMVLVVPHVLRLHGFAPFAVSLAR from the coding sequence ATGACCAGCATCGGCATCCTGGGCGCCGGCCGCGTCGGCACCACCCTGGCCGCCAAGCTCTCCGCCGCCGGACACCGGGTCACCCTCGGCGTCCGGAACCCGGCGGAGACTGCCACCCTCGGTACCGTTCCACCGGCCACCATCGCCGACCAGCGCACCACCGCCCGCACCGCGGACATCGTGATCAACGCGACGCCCGGCGACACCGCGCTGGCCCGCCTCACCGACCTGCGCGCCGAACTCGCCGGAAAAATCCTCGTCGACGTCTCCAACGCCACCCGCGACGCCGACGACGGCCTGCCCGGCGAACTGTGCTACCCCGGCAGCAGCCTCGCCGAACGACTCCAGACCGCCCTCCTCGGCACCCGGGTGGTCAAGACGCTCAACACCATGCTGTTCACGGTCATGACCGCCCCCGAGACCCTGGCCACCCCGCCGACCGCCTACCTCTCGGGCGACGACCCGGACGCGAAGCGGACCGTCGCCGGCCTGCTCGGCGACCTGGGCTGGCAGCCCGCCTGGATCGAGGACCTCGGCGGCATCACCACGGCCCGCGCCACCGAGGCCATGGTCCTCGTCGTGCCGCACGTCCTGCGCCTGCACGGCTTCGCGCCCTTCGCGGTCTCCCTCGCCCGCTGA